From a region of the candidate division WOR-3 bacterium genome:
- a CDS encoding DUF3795 domain-containing protein: MNRDFIGRCGAYCGTCLWKEKTGCPGCQLSKGKMFWGECSVAKCSIDKKIEHCGFCQNLPCGSLQEAFDNPEHGDNGERLANLRAWANGEDQYIELGTFPAKKTP; encoded by the coding sequence ATGAATCGGGATTTTATCGGACGGTGCGGAGCTTACTGCGGGACCTGTTTGTGGAAAGAAAAAACCGGTTGTCCGGGATGTCAATTGAGCAAGGGTAAAATGTTCTGGGGAGAATGTTCTGTCGCCAAATGTTCAATAGATAAAAAAATTGAGCATTGTGGTTTCTGCCAGAATCTTCCGTGCGGCTCACTTCAAGAAGCTTTTGACAATCCGGAGCACGGCGACAACGGCGAGAGATTGGCCAACCTAAGAGCTTGGGCAAATGGTGAAGATCAATACATTGAACTTGGTACTTTCCCGGCAAAGAAAACTCCATAA
- a CDS encoding phosphotransferase, with protein sequence MLKINDIAGQALREYELKDYNLTFIRHSDNATFKVEDLGLKTYLLRIHVPITEAMGSHGSDPIAVNSELLWLEALNRDTDLVLQKPIRNREKALVTQVHVDQVSLPVNCTLLHWVDGQPYYRDLESEQTAHQIGEILAKLHNHASQWKIPEGFRRPKRDIEYFENVLKDIQPALKEGLIAASDYSEFEKSILLLTGLMRSQEKNRQTHGLIHADAHKGNMLCDNGRIRLIDFSFCAFGNFMFDLAICFSDMEKFLHKTFLEGYQSLRVLPREHQRLIEAFFVGSMVGTFSFWVANPGAKEKLAAKSAQIARDYAAKFNRGEHFWF encoded by the coding sequence ATGCTAAAAATCAATGATATAGCCGGTCAAGCCTTAAGAGAATACGAGTTAAAGGATTATAACCTGACATTTATCCGGCACAGCGATAATGCGACATTCAAGGTTGAAGATTTAGGTTTGAAAACATATCTCCTGCGAATTCATGTTCCAATCACCGAAGCCATGGGTTCTCACGGATCCGATCCAATTGCGGTAAACTCTGAACTTTTGTGGCTTGAAGCTTTGAACCGGGATACGGATTTGGTTCTGCAAAAGCCGATCAGGAACAGGGAGAAGGCATTGGTCACGCAAGTTCATGTCGATCAAGTTAGCCTGCCAGTCAACTGCACACTCCTGCATTGGGTAGACGGACAGCCATATTATCGCGATCTGGAATCAGAGCAAACCGCACATCAAATCGGGGAAATTTTGGCAAAGTTACACAATCACGCCAGTCAATGGAAGATCCCGGAAGGTTTCAGGCGCCCCAAAAGAGACATTGAATACTTTGAAAATGTTTTAAAAGATATCCAACCGGCCCTGAAAGAGGGACTGATCGCCGCATCTGATTACTCAGAATTTGAGAAATCTATTTTGTTATTGACCGGATTGATGCGCTCTCAGGAAAAGAATCGGCAAACCCATGGGTTAATTCACGCCGACGCGCACAAAGGCAATATGCTCTGTGACAATGGCAGGATCAGATTAATAGATTTCTCATTCTGTGCGTTCGGGAACTTTATGTTTGACCTGGCGATTTGTTTTTCCGATATGGAAAAGTTTTTGCACAAAACTTTTTTGGAGGGCTATCAGAGCTTGAGGGTTTTACCCCGTGAGCATCAAAGGTTGATTGAGGCGTTCTTTGTCGGGAGTATGGTGGGTACGTTCTCATTTTGGGTGGCTAACCCCGGTGCAAAGGAGAAGCTGGCGGCTAAGTCTGCCCAAATAGCAAGAGATTATGCCGCCAAGTTCAATCGGGGAGAACATTTCTGGTTTTAG
- a CDS encoding bifunctional methionine sulfoxide reductase B/A protein yields the protein MNQKFYNELTPEEQRVIIEKGTEAPFSGEYNDFFESGYYRCRRCDAPLYRSEDKFRSGCGWPSFDDEIEGAVLRRTDADGMRTEIICANCGAHLGHVFLGENLTDKNTRHCVNSISLVFVPDDSLLKKAYFAGGCFWGVEYQFEKKDGVISVVSGYMGGSRENPSYQDVCAGNTGHLESVEVTYDPSKISFEELSKLFFEIHDPTQVNRQGPDVGEQYSSAVFYGNDEEKNVAQSLIDILEEKGYNIATRLLPVQEFWKAEDYHQDYYRNNGGQPHCHSYVKRFD from the coding sequence ATGAATCAAAAATTTTACAACGAACTGACCCCTGAAGAACAAAGGGTCATAATCGAAAAAGGTACGGAAGCTCCGTTCAGCGGGGAATATAACGATTTTTTTGAATCGGGTTATTACCGGTGCAGGAGATGTGATGCGCCGCTTTACAGGTCAGAGGATAAATTCAGATCAGGCTGTGGATGGCCGAGTTTTGACGATGAAATAGAAGGCGCGGTTCTAAGACGGACCGACGCCGACGGAATGAGAACGGAGATTATTTGCGCAAACTGCGGAGCCCATCTGGGTCACGTTTTTTTGGGTGAAAACTTGACAGATAAAAACACGAGACACTGTGTCAATTCAATTTCTCTCGTGTTTGTACCTGACGACTCCCTGTTGAAAAAAGCCTACTTCGCCGGTGGGTGCTTCTGGGGAGTGGAATATCAATTTGAAAAAAAAGACGGAGTTATATCTGTTGTCTCTGGTTATATGGGCGGTTCGAGAGAAAATCCCTCCTACCAAGATGTGTGCGCGGGTAACACAGGTCATCTGGAGTCAGTTGAAGTGACATACGATCCATCCAAGATCAGTTTCGAGGAACTGTCTAAATTATTTTTTGAAATCCACGATCCGACGCAGGTCAATAGGCAGGGACCGGATGTCGGAGAGCAATACAGTTCCGCGGTATTCTACGGCAATGACGAGGAAAAGAATGTCGCACAAAGTTTGATAGACATACTTGAAGAAAAGGGATACAACATTGCAACCAGGTTGCTTCCGGTCCAGGAGTTTTGGAAGGCCGAAGATTATCATCAGGACTACTACCGGAACAACGGCGGACAACCGCACTGTCATAGTTATGTAAAGAGGTTTGATTGA
- a CDS encoding DUF3147 family protein, with product MGYYLLKIAITTILIVMISEITKRSSLVGAILASIPLVSVLAMLWLYVDTKDSNKISAFATGVFWLVLPSLALFLVLPILLKHGINFYLSLAVSMVLTIACYFFMIWVLNYFGIKL from the coding sequence GTGGGGTATTATCTTTTAAAAATTGCAATAACGACAATACTTATTGTGATGATTTCTGAGATAACAAAACGAAGCTCCCTGGTCGGAGCCATATTGGCTTCAATTCCGCTGGTTTCCGTGCTTGCAATGCTATGGCTTTATGTTGACACGAAAGACTCAAACAAAATCAGTGCTTTTGCCACTGGGGTATTTTGGCTGGTTTTACCCTCTTTGGCCCTTTTTCTTGTTTTGCCCATTCTATTAAAACATGGAATTAACTTTTACTTAAGCCTCGCTGTTTCAATGGTTTTAACCATTGCTTGTTATTTTTTTATGATCTGGGTCCTGAATTACTTCGGTATCAAATTATAA
- a CDS encoding NUDIX domain-containing protein — MNHEIPKDARLASRVILINPQGSILYLRAKEPATEKTFWVMPGGGLKYGESFEDAARRELKEEAGCGFSLGPCVWFRYHKFLWNGRPAAQYERFFVAYTESPAVVPEKQDSYIFAHRWWKIDELKASEEVFAPRAVADLLPGILKGDYPTEPFDCGV; from the coding sequence ATGAACCATGAGATACCAAAAGACGCAAGGCTTGCTTCCCGCGTCATTCTCATCAATCCACAGGGGTCAATACTCTACTTGCGTGCAAAAGAGCCCGCAACAGAAAAAACGTTTTGGGTTATGCCCGGCGGAGGTCTCAAATATGGTGAATCGTTTGAGGATGCGGCACGAAGAGAACTGAAAGAAGAGGCTGGATGCGGTTTTTCGCTGGGTCCATGCGTATGGTTCAGATATCATAAATTTTTATGGAATGGCCGGCCGGCGGCGCAATACGAAAGATTTTTCGTCGCTTACACAGAATCGCCGGCGGTGGTTCCTGAAAAACAGGACAGCTACATTTTTGCACATCGTTGGTGGAAGATTGATGAATTGAAGGCTTCTGAAGAAGTGTTTGCCCCAAGGGCTGTTGCAGACCTTCTCCCCGGGATCTTAAAAGGCGATTACCCCACAGAACCCTTTGACTGCGGAGTATAG
- a CDS encoding HEAT repeat domain-containing protein, translating into MDTVKEILKSNVKPKEKISLLADKAKEDKNILAEIVEYSGKCTNAEKGNCIEVMEYVSKDKPELVIPYFNFIKENIDFNAPKVKWECARVIGNLAAKYPEKSAKAVEKLLVNTEDKGTIVRWSAAFALTEIARSNPKLQKKLVEKFKEILEKEANNGVKNVYIKALKRIKNQ; encoded by the coding sequence TTGGATACAGTAAAAGAAATATTGAAATCTAATGTGAAACCGAAAGAAAAAATCTCTCTTTTGGCAGATAAAGCGAAAGAGGATAAAAATATTTTGGCTGAAATAGTCGAATATTCTGGTAAATGCACGAACGCAGAAAAGGGAAATTGCATAGAAGTCATGGAGTATGTATCAAAAGACAAACCTGAACTCGTCATTCCCTATTTTAACTTCATCAAAGAAAACATTGATTTTAATGCGCCTAAAGTGAAATGGGAATGCGCAAGAGTAATCGGCAACCTCGCAGCCAAATATCCGGAAAAATCAGCGAAAGCAGTTGAGAAGCTTTTAGTTAACACAGAAGACAAAGGCACAATTGTCAGGTGGAGCGCCGCTTTCGCTTTGACTGAAATTGCCAGATCGAATCCAAAACTTCAAAAAAAGCTTGTTGAAAAATTCAAAGAGATCTTGGAAAAAGAAGCCAACAACGGTGTCAAAAATGTCTATATCAAAGCATTGAAAAGGATAAAAAATCAATAG